From Puniceicoccus vermicola, one genomic window encodes:
- a CDS encoding DUF6883 domain-containing protein: protein MSPNHPRGKHKARVFETVLGISQDDWSLLEAAIRKSLSGAEWEFDGKDRYGSRFHVDLQIRLNERVGRIRTLWIVRKNENNPRLTSCFIHP, encoded by the coding sequence CTGTCTCCGAACCATCCCCGTGGTAAGCACAAGGCTCGGGTCTTTGAAACCGTGCTTGGGATTTCGCAAGATGACTGGTCACTCCTTGAGGCTGCGATTCGTAAGAGCCTTTCGGGAGCAGAGTGGGAGTTTGACGGAAAAGATCGGTATGGAAGTCGCTTTCATGTGGATCTTCAGATCAGGTTAAATGAGAGAGTGGGGCGCATCCGGACGCTTTGGATCGTTCGGAAAAACGAGAATAATCCTCGACTCACATCCTGTTTTATTCACCCTTAA
- a CDS encoding DUF4926 domain-containing protein: MEDAIQLLDVVALLHDCGEHDLIAGQVGTVVEVLAPGVFEVEFSDEDGRTYAMVALKESELMELHYSPVAA; the protein is encoded by the coding sequence ATGGAGGATGCAATTCAGCTTCTTGATGTAGTCGCATTGCTTCACGATTGCGGCGAACATGATTTGATTGCGGGTCAAGTCGGCACGGTCGTTGAAGTCTTGGCTCCTGGTGTCTTCGAGGTCGAGTTTAGCGATGAGGATGGGCGCACCTATGCGATGGTTGCGTTGAAGGAGAGCGAGCTGATGGAACTGCATTACAGCCCCGTGGCCGCGTAG
- a CDS encoding type II toxin-antitoxin system RelE/ParE family toxin, whose amino-acid sequence MGLPVSFTPEAEADLEAIVRHIAEDDPDRAESFGYELVDAALSLQILPRRGKVTLEFSEPSIREIQHEPYRIIYRILPSGQGVDILRFWHGARGFPQLK is encoded by the coding sequence ATGGGCCTCCCGGTAAGCTTTACGCCTGAAGCCGAGGCTGACCTGGAGGCAATCGTTCGCCATATCGCAGAAGATGATCCGGACCGTGCGGAATCATTTGGGTACGAATTAGTCGATGCCGCTCTTTCCTTACAAATCCTCCCTCGCCGAGGAAAGGTCACTCTGGAGTTCTCAGAACCGAGCATCCGGGAAATCCAGCATGAACCCTACCGAATCATATACCGAATTCTTCCCAGTGGACAAGGAGTCGATATTCTCCGCTTTTGGCACGGAGCCCGAGGATTCCCGCAACTGAAATAG
- a CDS encoding nucleotide sugar dehydrogenase → MKIAIIGLGYVGLPLGLRFAESGVSVLGLDVDAAKVAALNGGTSYIKHIESAAIQAARESGHFEASFDFSRVAEVEAILLCVPTPLDIHREPDISYVLKSGEAIAPYLGSGRSDREDRGNSSSPISDLPSSSMPKLVVLESTTYPGTTDTELREVLEKGSGLKAGEGFHLAFSPEREDPGRKDHSVKTIPKIMGGYTPQCLDRCVELYSQALDQVHPVASCRVAEATKLTENIFRSVNIALVNELKVVFQKMDIDVWDVIDAAATKPFGFMPFYPGPGLGGHCIPIDPFYLTWKAREYEQHTRFIELAGEINTKMPDYVIDRVAEALNEDGKAVKGSRILILGLAYKPNLDDDRESPSYVLMKKLEERGAVVEYNDPFVPVIKHTRDHPQYAGRNSVEISGNYDCLLVATNHAEYTEFDFSGFTCPVVDARSCVRNRPEKYFKA, encoded by the coding sequence ATGAAGATCGCAATTATTGGCCTCGGCTATGTCGGACTGCCTTTAGGACTTCGTTTCGCGGAATCCGGCGTATCGGTCCTCGGCCTGGATGTCGATGCCGCGAAGGTTGCGGCCCTCAACGGGGGTACCTCCTACATCAAGCACATCGAATCCGCCGCCATCCAGGCGGCCCGGGAATCCGGACACTTTGAGGCCTCGTTCGACTTCTCCCGCGTAGCCGAAGTCGAAGCGATCCTCCTCTGCGTGCCGACTCCCCTCGACATACACCGCGAGCCGGATATCTCCTACGTCCTCAAATCCGGGGAGGCGATTGCGCCGTATTTGGGATCTGGGAGATCGGATAGGGAAGATAGAGGGAACTCCTCATCTCCTATCTCCGATCTTCCATCTTCCTCGATGCCGAAACTCGTCGTTCTCGAGTCCACGACCTACCCAGGCACGACCGACACCGAGTTGCGCGAGGTTTTGGAAAAAGGATCGGGGCTGAAAGCGGGGGAGGGGTTTCATCTCGCCTTTTCCCCGGAGCGGGAAGATCCGGGACGCAAAGACCATTCGGTGAAGACCATCCCCAAGATCATGGGCGGCTACACGCCCCAGTGTCTTGACCGCTGCGTGGAACTCTATTCCCAAGCCCTCGATCAGGTACATCCGGTTGCCTCCTGCCGGGTCGCCGAGGCCACCAAGCTGACCGAGAACATCTTCCGTTCCGTCAACATCGCCCTTGTCAACGAGCTGAAGGTCGTCTTCCAGAAGATGGACATCGACGTCTGGGACGTCATTGACGCCGCCGCGACTAAGCCCTTCGGGTTCATGCCCTTCTATCCCGGGCCCGGGCTCGGCGGTCATTGCATCCCCATCGACCCCTTTTACCTCACCTGGAAAGCGCGGGAATACGAGCAGCACACCCGCTTCATCGAGCTTGCCGGTGAAATCAACACGAAGATGCCGGACTATGTAATCGATCGCGTGGCCGAGGCTCTCAACGAGGACGGAAAGGCGGTCAAGGGCTCCCGCATCCTCATCCTCGGTCTGGCCTACAAGCCCAATTTAGACGATGACCGGGAATCGCCGAGTTACGTGCTCATGAAGAAGTTGGAAGAGCGGGGGGCGGTCGTGGAGTATAACGACCCATTTGTGCCGGTGATCAAACATACCCGCGATCATCCGCAATACGCCGGGCGGAACTCCGTAGAAATTTCGGGCAATTACGACTGCCTCCTCGTCGCCACCAACCATGCGGAATACACCGAGTTCGATTTCTCCGGCTTCACTTGCCCGGTCGTTGATGCTCGTAGCTGTGTCAGAAACCGGCCCGAAAAATATTTCAAAGCGTAG
- a CDS encoding flippase, whose translation MSYPQKLFKHIQFICVHKGFRRYLKNTSWLFSGQMIRMIIGLFVSVAVARYLGPRQFGLYNFITSIVALVAVVGNLGLQNLIKRELVDFPEQRNQILGTAFVLTAATGVSSYIGMLFIVGCSSNSYEWLGLFALLGSVLFTNPFKCIETWFQSQVRSDLSVAAVTVVVIISAILKVSVVLKGGTLIEFGYIVLIEGFLVSFMYLYFYKKNFGSVLKWMSNLKTAKDLLRQSWPLIFSGVAVAVYMRIDQIMLGKIVGETAVGEYAVAVRLSAIWHFVPKLLAISLFPAIVNSMKQGRVNYERRLKHYFNLNAGLAYVICAVVSVCSNRIVELLYGSNYGPAGVILAIHVWCGLFVFLGVARSQYLIAEKLFKFSMLCTIFGAVVNIALNSIFISRFGGVGAAVSTLASYSISSYFSSFLLLTKKPSIRFQLLAIFVPIKLVKMSVPK comes from the coding sequence ATGTCATATCCTCAAAAATTATTTAAACACATACAGTTTATCTGTGTGCATAAAGGGTTTAGGCGGTATCTGAAAAATACAAGTTGGTTGTTTTCTGGTCAAATGATCCGAATGATAATTGGACTTTTCGTATCGGTTGCGGTTGCTCGCTATTTGGGCCCTAGACAATTTGGGTTATACAATTTTATTACCTCAATTGTGGCGTTGGTTGCGGTGGTAGGGAATCTAGGTTTGCAGAACCTGATTAAGCGAGAGCTTGTGGATTTTCCTGAACAACGAAATCAGATCCTTGGTACAGCATTCGTATTAACGGCGGCAACTGGCGTCTCATCGTACATTGGGATGTTATTTATAGTTGGATGTTCTTCGAACTCATACGAATGGCTCGGCCTGTTTGCTCTGCTGGGGTCGGTTTTGTTCACAAATCCTTTTAAGTGTATCGAAACATGGTTCCAGTCACAAGTTAGATCTGATCTTTCAGTTGCAGCAGTTACGGTTGTTGTTATCATTTCAGCGATTTTAAAAGTATCAGTCGTATTGAAAGGAGGCACATTAATAGAATTCGGTTATATCGTGCTAATAGAAGGCTTTTTAGTTTCCTTTATGTACCTGTATTTCTATAAAAAAAACTTTGGATCGGTTTTGAAATGGATGTCAAATTTGAAAACCGCCAAAGATCTATTACGGCAGTCTTGGCCTCTAATTTTCTCTGGGGTTGCGGTCGCTGTATATATGAGAATCGATCAGATAATGTTAGGGAAAATCGTCGGAGAAACAGCGGTTGGTGAGTATGCCGTAGCTGTGCGACTAAGTGCAATCTGGCATTTTGTCCCAAAACTCTTAGCTATTTCTCTGTTTCCGGCAATAGTAAATTCTATGAAACAAGGAAGAGTGAATTACGAGAGAAGGCTGAAACATTATTTTAATCTAAACGCTGGATTGGCATATGTTATCTGTGCTGTAGTATCGGTTTGTTCGAACAGGATAGTTGAACTCTTGTATGGATCCAATTACGGACCTGCGGGAGTCATACTTGCGATACACGTTTGGTGTGGATTGTTCGTGTTCCTTGGGGTCGCTCGTAGCCAATATCTGATCGCCGAAAAACTTTTTAAATTTTCGATGCTTTGCACGATCTTTGGAGCTGTAGTAAATATTGCATTGAATTCGATTTTTATATCGCGTTTCGGTGGAGTAGGAGCTGCGGTATCCACTCTAGCTTCTTACTCTATATCATCATATTTTAGTAGTTTTCTTTTGTTAACGAAGAAACCCTCGATTCGATTTCAATTGCTGGCAATATTTGTTCCGATTAAACTAGTAAAGATGTCTGTTCCGAAATAG
- a CDS encoding glycosyltransferase family 2 protein, which yields MNLSTASINNELVSVNITTYDRSRLLARCLDSVLRQTYEYLEINIVDDCSNDNTEEVVKGYQLADRRINYYRHKKNKGNAAARNTAFLKSSGIFTAFLDDDDEWIDDRKIEKQLDVFRSSNDPMLGVVCTGILRTDINGENRSEKANRPKNLVKTMLRGGLIHNSTAFLRSNVIRKVGCFDEKMPRGVDSEFFRRVVIKYGYHVHFMEDITCRYYENSPNRMTSKVSNRNLIAVRKANSYLLRKYFWTNLRYPSVFFYRMKTVVKTQTSIVLRRVLK from the coding sequence ATGAATCTATCTACCGCTAGTATTAATAATGAATTGGTAAGTGTGAACATCACTACATACGATAGATCTAGGCTTTTAGCCCGTTGTCTGGATTCTGTGCTGAGACAAACCTATGAATATTTAGAGATCAATATAGTAGATGATTGCTCAAATGACAATACAGAAGAAGTTGTGAAGGGTTATCAACTTGCAGATAGACGCATAAACTATTATCGGCACAAGAAAAACAAAGGAAATGCAGCAGCGCGTAACACTGCATTTTTGAAAAGTAGTGGTATTTTTACTGCATTTCTCGATGATGATGATGAATGGATAGATGATAGGAAGATCGAGAAACAATTAGATGTCTTTAGGTCTAGTAATGACCCCATGCTCGGAGTGGTGTGCACTGGTATCCTAAGAACAGATATCAATGGTGAAAATAGAAGCGAAAAAGCGAATCGTCCAAAGAATCTAGTAAAAACAATGCTTCGTGGAGGATTAATTCATAACTCAACCGCTTTCTTGAGGAGCAATGTGATTCGAAAAGTTGGGTGTTTTGACGAAAAAATGCCTAGAGGAGTGGATAGTGAGTTTTTTCGGAGAGTTGTGATTAAGTATGGATATCATGTTCATTTCATGGAAGATATAACGTGTAGATATTATGAGAATAGTCCCAATCGAATGACCTCAAAAGTGTCCAACCGAAATCTCATTGCGGTGAGAAAGGCGAATTCTTATTTGTTACGAAAGTATTTCTGGACAAACTTAAGGTATCCAAGTGTTTTTTTTTACAGAATGAAGACAGTCGTGAAAACGCAGACGTCAATTGTTTTGCGAAGGGTATTAAAATAG
- a CDS encoding class I SAM-dependent methyltransferase has protein sequence MKESSEKMHYSKQNNYWNLDGPYSMGRQDYTLFVKHIGNPTNILELGSGESTCQIAEDFPASTVTSVESHPEYFESSRNTLLKHKIDNAEVRLIPIGVTRWKGMTLTTYRLGNLNRKESYDALLVDGPVESVFPRAREYSLYLLWDSLKVGASIGLDDYHRETSKHCAGNWLRIYGGSLELVESTSTFAVFRKNKHSDDVNIKFHDLLDSYRTYIRYIVRSVKNLVKKKF, from the coding sequence ATGAAAGAGTCCTCAGAAAAAATGCATTATAGTAAACAGAATAATTATTGGAATCTTGACGGCCCATACAGTATGGGTCGTCAAGATTACACGTTGTTTGTTAAGCATATTGGAAATCCAACAAATATCCTAGAACTTGGTAGTGGCGAAAGCACATGCCAAATAGCGGAAGATTTTCCTGCCTCAACTGTCACATCTGTAGAAAGCCACCCAGAGTATTTTGAGAGCAGTAGGAATACATTACTGAAACATAAGATTGATAATGCTGAAGTTCGTTTGATTCCTATTGGCGTAACCCGTTGGAAAGGAATGACGCTAACAACTTATAGATTAGGCAATTTGAATCGTAAAGAGTCATATGATGCCCTTTTAGTTGATGGTCCTGTTGAAAGTGTTTTTCCAAGAGCGAGAGAATATTCCTTATACTTACTGTGGGACAGTTTGAAAGTTGGCGCTTCGATCGGGCTAGATGATTATCATCGAGAAACCTCTAAGCATTGCGCAGGAAATTGGCTCAGGATATATGGAGGATCGTTGGAATTGGTGGAAAGCACATCCACCTTTGCAGTCTTTCGGAAAAATAAACATTCAGATGATGTAAATATCAAATTTCATGATCTGCTAGATTCATACCGAACATACATTAGATATATTGTTCGTTCGGTTAAGAATCTCGTGAAAAAAAAGTTCTAA
- a CDS encoding class I SAM-dependent methyltransferase — translation MRSKEQNIQEKQYKFPYHYIPVISKNSFQQHLHWSWGMRYLGGLRIVQKELESLDYSSLVDIGCGDGRFVNMLSGGSQTRRYLGIDYSERAIGLAKALSTSNAEFISKDILSEESFDEFDVATMIEVAEHIDPLDLPRFFDAVSKMIKPNGYLILTVPHKNKILNEKHYQHFDSDSLSNLLEKKFHVEKFVPFDRNTRRFRIIEMLIGGTGKYYILTNGRMMRAVYNYYERTMLRGRKESDCLRICAVARRK, via the coding sequence ATGAGAAGTAAAGAGCAGAACATACAGGAAAAACAATATAAATTTCCGTATCATTATATACCTGTGATATCGAAAAATTCCTTTCAACAGCATTTGCACTGGTCTTGGGGAATGAGATATCTCGGCGGATTGCGTATAGTTCAGAAAGAGCTTGAGAGCTTGGACTATAGTAGTTTGGTTGACATAGGGTGCGGAGATGGTCGATTCGTCAATATGCTTAGCGGAGGGAGCCAAACGAGAAGATATTTAGGCATAGATTATTCTGAAAGGGCAATCGGTCTAGCGAAAGCGTTGTCTACCTCGAATGCAGAATTTATTTCAAAGGACATTTTGAGCGAAGAGAGTTTCGATGAATTCGATGTAGCGACTATGATAGAGGTTGCAGAGCATATAGATCCTTTGGACCTTCCTCGATTTTTTGATGCAGTCTCAAAAATGATTAAACCTAACGGATATTTAATTCTTACAGTTCCTCATAAAAATAAGATATTAAATGAAAAACACTATCAGCATTTTGACAGCGATTCTCTCTCAAACCTTTTGGAAAAGAAATTTCATGTGGAAAAATTCGTTCCATTTGACCGCAATACAAGGCGATTCCGAATCATAGAGATGTTGATCGGCGGAACGGGGAAGTACTATATTCTAACAAACGGGAGGATGATGCGAGCGGTCTATAATTATTACGAAAGGACGATGCTTCGAGGCCGGAAGGAATCAGATTGTTTGCGCATTTGTGCGGTAGCTAGGAGGAAATAG